A window of Pusillimonas sp. DMV24BSW_D genomic DNA:
ACCAGATCAAGGTTGATTGCGTTGCGTTTAGCCGGACGCGTTAGGGTAACGAGCGCGATGTTGTCCAGCATTTTGACGGACAGCAAGTTGTATTGTTTTGTAGAAGTCATTTTGGCGTGTCCCGCGATAAGAAAAAATAGGATATCAGGTTAATAATTATGAATCATAATATTTATATTTTATAAATAAATTAGGACCAACCCTGAGGAAAAATGACTATTGCTTTTTCTGTTAGAACAGAATTCAATGGTGATAAGGTTCTCTTACAAATAAATACAATGCCGGGCTGGTCTCAGTTGTTGCATAAACCCTATTTGCGACTTAGGTTGCGCCCCATTACCGCGTCTATCGCGGTAATGGTGTTGGGTTTTGCCTTAACGTATCAATTGTGGACGTTTTTTAATACCCAGGCTCGTAATGAGTTGAATCGACTGTTCTTAATTGAAGCTGACCTCGCGGTGGAACGGTTTTTGCGTCAGCTCGAAGATTTTGAACAACAATTGGAAGCCATTCGTGCTTTATTTGCTGCTTCGGTCGTAGTGGATCGTGAAGAATTCAACGCGTTTGTTGATACCTTGCATTTGCAGAAATCCAACCCGGGTGTACGTGCTTCCGGGTATGCCGCTTTCTTTGAAACAGCCGATCAGGCACCGGTTGTATATATTTTTCCAGCCAGTCCGGAGAATCTGAATGTGATCGGGCGCAACGCGTTTGAAAGTGCGCCGCGCAAACAAACGATGCTTGAGGCCATGGTAACGGGTCGTGCGATGTTGTCGGGCCCTTTAAGCTTATTTCAGGACCACGCCGCGAACAAGGTGTCGAATAGTTATCTGTTCTACATGCCGATATTTCAAAACCTGCTTAGTTATAGCGTTAACAACGGTAATCGGCAATTGCTGGGCTGGGCTTATATTGCATTTGATATGCGTGAGAGTATGGCTTCAGTTTTATTGTCGGAGCAAATTAACTTAACCCATGAAATTTTCGACATTACGAATCAAAATAACCCGGTTCAAATCTATGGTGTGGCGGGTTCGTCGTACCCAAGAATAGACGAAAGCAAACATGTTCAGGATGCATTTCGCACGCTAGAGGCTTTTGGGCGGATCTGGACCATAAAAACCGTTTCCACCAATGATTTCGAGCGCAGATACATGCCCGCCACGCAATGGTGGGTAGCGTTATTTGGTATCACAGCTACGTTATTTCTGGCGGTTTTATCCTGGCTACTGGTTGATCGTACGGCCGCCTTGCGCCACATTAAGCGTATTAACCGAAAATTAACCATTAGTGAACAAAAATGGAAGTTTGCGCTTGAAGGCTCGGGCGACGGCATGTGGGATTACGATATTCCAAATCAAACTTTTCGTGTGTCCGCACAATGGAAAGCTCTGTTGGGATATGGGCCTGACGAATTGAGCGTTTCAATTGATGAATGGAAAAGCCGTTTGCATCCCGATGAATATGCAAGAGTTACTGAAGCGCTGGACGGTTATCTTA
This region includes:
- a CDS encoding sensor domain-containing diguanylate cyclase; translated protein: MPGWSQLLHKPYLRLRLRPITASIAVMVLGFALTYQLWTFFNTQARNELNRLFLIEADLAVERFLRQLEDFEQQLEAIRALFAASVVVDREEFNAFVDTLHLQKSNPGVRASGYAAFFETADQAPVVYIFPASPENLNVIGRNAFESAPRKQTMLEAMVTGRAMLSGPLSLFQDHAANKVSNSYLFYMPIFQNLLSYSVNNGNRQLLGWAYIAFDMRESMASVLLSEQINLTHEIFDITNQNNPVQIYGVAGSSYPRIDESKHVQDAFRTLEAFGRIWTIKTVSTNDFERRYMPATQWWVALFGITATLFLAVLSWLLVDRTAALRHIKRINRKLTISEQKWKFALEGSGDGMWDYDIPNQTFRVSAQWKALLGYGPDELSVSIDEWKSRLHPDEYARVTEALDGYLNGLNLHYKVEHRLKCKDESWKWFLARGIVVEHDESGNPSRMIGTITDISHMKASEEIIWRQANFDALTGLPNRRMFFDRLEHEIRRTQRYGNGFALVFIDLDEFKEINDSYGHQAGDQALIIVTDRLKSAVRASDTVARLGGDEFTLILGDITQESDVVTVLRKVLSVLLQPIELKSATVKISASMGIAFCPEDADTADDLLNKADRAMYNAKEAGKNEWRFHH